Below is a window of Andrena cerasifolii isolate SP2316 chromosome 5, iyAndCera1_principal, whole genome shotgun sequence DNA.
TCAAGATCAAGCTCCTCGAGGAAGGGCCTTTTCCGCGTGTCGAGGGGCTGGCTCAGCGTCACCCTAACCCTAAAATATTGTATGGTGAAGGTAACCGAGCCGGCTCTGGACAGGAAGCCGCCGATGACGCTCACTTCCCAATGCGTCTTTCCTTCGATCTCTTGAGTGCCAACGTCCACGGTTGCGTATACCTTTACAAGGAAACGGGACCTGATATTTTTCGACGCCTACGGGCGGGTTGCATAACGCTCGTGACAATTATGGGTCGCGATTACGACTGATTATCTGTTAATTGATTTACAATGTACGCTACGTAATAGAGATGATGTAACGCCGCTAATAAGCTGTTTGGCTTGCAATTAGATTGCAGAGGTGGGCATGCGGTGTATCAATGCATTCCAATCGAATAACTCGTTCGAGAGGAAGGTATATCGTGAAGCCGACTTATTAGGCTGGTGCATATTAAGAGGTTTCGTGTGCGCTGATTTAATATCGTTGCTTGGCATTGGTAGTGGCATAATCGAAAAAGGGCAATTTAAAGAAATGTATGTGATCAGAATTCAACTTCAGCCgcggatccacctggaagctaagctaagctctgCTGTTTTTTCCCGAAGCTAAGTTAGCTCGAGTTAGTTAGATAGcagagcttagcttagctttcaagtggattcccggctttatgcgAGTTTTAAACTGCTTCTCCTGTAGAATTTACATTTGTTGAGCTATACCTCCATCAATGCCAggcattgatatttaatttaaaagaacaaTCAAAGGTAACTATTTACTGTTCCATTTTCCATGCTCAGCGTGATGTTCCCCATTCGGTAGAAGCTGGCCAGGCCGGTAACCCAGGTGTGCGTGGACGTGACAGTGAATATACCGACGGTTTGGCTGTAGTCCTTTACCCTGAACGGGTCATAACCCATCTGGGACACTTGCTTGCGCCCTTCCGCGACTGCCATGTCGAACGGCGATATAGAATTGGGGAAGTACTGCGGCAGCTGAGATATCTGTTTGTTGACTTCGCCCCTGAAAGCATGAACTCGTCAGGGCCGTTTCTTTGGACCCATTCCAAGCAGCGCGGTCGATGCTGCAGGAATCGTTCGTACCGTATGTTATCGTTGACTTCTTTCAATATAAAGGGTTTGATGCTGTCAAAGATGAAGGTGCCTATGGAATTGATGACACCTTGGAAGACAGAGCCCAGGAAGCCAAGGTTCTGGAAGTCCATGTCAATCTTCTGGAACGTCAGGTCCATGTCGATGTCCTGGGCGTGCAACTTACCGTCGGCGCCGACCTCGAGCCTCGCCACTCCCTTCACGACCACCCCCGTCAACTTCACGGTGAAGTTACCGGCCGAGCGTGACAGCCACGATGATAAAGTGTACAGTCCACGGATGTCCAAGGACTGGATACTCAACGCCACGGAGACCTTGGGGAAGGAAGGTTATAATGACTATGCGTCGCAAGTGAAATTCCATTCGGGATTATTTTTCTCTTAGCAGATCTCTTTCGCGAACCAATTTGGCAGAGATTCTCGCGTCTCGATTCAATTAGACGGCGATCCTGTCACGGTTAGTCACCGACGCATTGCAAACGTATAATTAACGATCGGTATTTCAGAAGCGACTTGCAGAGATAAAGAGCCTATATCTGCGGGCTTTTGTATCTGACGAACACAATGGCCTGTCCTAGCGTAGTTGGCAATCGCGGTAAGCTCGGGGTGAAAGTGACCAGAGTTATTTCTGTTGCAGGATCTTTAGAGGGCTCACTTGCATCGCAGCCAGCTCGGAGTCCATGCGCACAATTCGAAATTTGGAGAGGCCGTACACGTTGGCTTTGTAGAGGTTCATGGTGTACATGGAGAATGAGTGCTTCATGTCCGGCACTGGCATGGGGTCCGGTATTGGCGCCCCGGGTAGCCCCACTGGATCATCCTGCTGATAGTGCTTCAAGATCGCGCGAATATGATCCCCGAGTCGCTTTTCGCCGAGCGCTATCTGAGCTGCCTGGTCGTTTTTGCCTGGAAAGCGTTATTGTTCGAGCatcgtgttaaaaaatattcctttcacAATTTTCGTATTCGTTATTAGGTCTCAGGCGTAAAAACCTTTCCACACAAAGATATATTTTGTCCGCGAATAGATTCTAATCGAGTTATTTGTTTTGCAGATCAGCTGTTCTACAGTTAATTCGAGGAAACGATAGGCACTTCGCGCTAGCGACAAATCGGCCTTTGAACTTGACTTTGGATTGCACAACGCTGGAAAATCGTTCGGATAACATTGGATTAATGTCATAACGTATCGATGCACATCGCGAGCCCTGTGACGCGAGAGAAAAAGCGTGTTCCATTTCTCGTGAAAGATTCAACTCACCAGCGGGCTTCTGGTCGTCGCATCGGCAGGCGAGGATGCAGCAGGAGAAGAAGAGCAGCAAGCTTAGGAATCGCATTTCCGGTTCTGTTGCGCGACGAGATCGAAGTCGACGTTTCTGCAGGGAAATAGCGTTCGGTGGTGTGGCCTGCTGTAGATGAAGCCTCGCATTCGACTGGGGAGGCGCGTCAGAGAATTTAGTGGAACGATATCGCACGGGTCATTGAAGGGGCGAGGGTCAACCGCTTTATCTGGCCCCCCTTGCCCCCTCCACTTATTCTTGTGTTGTTTCCTCCTTAGCCCTCCCTGTGACTCTACGCCACTTCACTGGGATTAACGTGCACGCCGCGCGTCGATCTCGTTAACGGCGATGTAAATACGCGTAAACAAATGGCGGCCGGGAAACTGAATTCTTATGATTCTTTATAAATGATACTGTTAGATTTGCTGGACGAATAGAATGTCAGGGAGGAACTAGTAGCGTATACACGCTCTACGTTCTCCTTCATTAATTTATCATCTGCTTGAAATGCAATTCCTTTTGCAGAAGATGTCCGATACTATAGAAATGCATTTGTTGGCGACCACGTGTTTTAAAGCTGGTGCTTCGTTTGTAAAGTGTTTATGATTGGATGGGGTCTTATGCCTTTACCGCCGGCACTTGGATCccattgaaggaaaaatatcgttgtttctttttatcgttaaaaatggtctgaattcttatatatttattttaaaaaatttcaggggttaaaatgcataaaacaaataaatacgGGGTTCAGGTGTGTATGTGCATAAGTCCATCCTCCTTCAATGAATAAAACTAccctccattccatataagagtagacctatgcccctaccgatttgcgatcgatctgcgcagctcccacatAGATTTTGCTGAGGTGGGGCTTGTTTTCCTTCGTAAAGGTACGCactctacgtaaaaaataaactggacgtcacatgataatttctatgtcttccaggctatgtagtaaattttagattttaattTCGGCCATAAAACATTACATTTATCTTAAGTTTtgctcgattccgcctaaactattggtccgaGTAGAAAGCAATGTAGGAACTaattgtatgcaatttaattacctttaatttaagagttgtcgcgatcaaatcggtcaacttgaacgcgagatatggccaaaaacgtTGGGTCgttctcttaaaaaattaccaaaacattcatcgggcgatatctcaaaaacgtatccTTAGGATTTCGtttcatgtcgatttttgagtttagaggACCACCTTTCATAAGAATTTCAGAGCGGAGTCTCCGTCACCAAATGACTGTAAACTATTCAGTGATACATGCGTCTATAACCAAATTGTATTTGCAGCTCGCCAATTTGTTCACGTCATTCATAATTTTCGTTTTCAAACGATATAATATTGCGTACCGGCGAAATTAATATCAGGTGCTGATGGAACGTGAAGTTTGCCCCTAGTGCATGTTACTCGCGCGACCGAGAAAGCCAATAAGATATTCGCAACAGTTCGCTATCCAATAGCATTCGAGATCGAGGCTTATTTCAGTTGGCATTACTAGCCAGTGTGGCACTCGTACTCGCAATTTTGAACAAGTTTGAATCCGTCGAATTTAACGTACCCGCTCCATCGTCGAGTATCATTGTCACTGTTTTCCTTGTTAATTGTGTTTCTTCCGTCACCTAATATGATCGATACCTATGACAGATTAATTAATCATGAGAGAGGTAAGACGAGCGGTAAGCGTGAGTAGATAATTCTTCTTCTACGTGGTCTTTAACACAAGTGTCAAGATAAGTTTTCGTGTGAAATGAGTGGTTGCAGTTAGAAGGAATACATTGAGGAATATGAATAACTGGAATACCCCTGAATATTATCCAATTATGCTTAAAAAAGAGAAGTAAATTCTGATGGAACTTTATTCCCTTTATAATCTGATACCATTTCGTGTACTCAGAAACTTGTACTTTCGGCACTTTCGTGAAATCTGTGATGTAGTACTTTATTCATAAAAGAAGGTATCGCAGGGACGGACGTGCGTAAATCGGCCGAGGAAATGGACGAGCAGCGGCAAAAGACGCTTGCCTACGAGTACCTCTGTCACTTAGAAGAAGCTAAAAAGTAAGCCTCTTAACGAGCCGTTGATAAGCGAGTACTATTTCTCGTTTCGTTTTACAGATGGATGGAGGCTTGTTTGAGGGAAACGCTTCCACCTACCACCGAGTTAGAAGAGAATTTAAGGAACGGGGTATATTTGGCGAAGCTTGCCCACTTCATGGCACCTGGGACTCTGTCTTATAACAAAATATATGACCACGAACAGAAGCGTTACATGATGGGTGGTCTGCAGTTTCGGCATACGGACAATATTAATCATTTCTTACGATCCTTAAAGTCCATGCAACTGCCATTAGTACGCGACCGTTACGTAACAATTAGAACATTTTTATCATCTGGTATTATTCAAAGTAATAAGAAAAACTTTTCGATAGACGTTCCAACCGGAGACGACTGATATCTACGATAAGAAGAATATGCCCCGTGTGATATACTGCATTCACGCTCTCAGTACTCATTTGTTTAAACTGGGGAAAGCACCGCAGATTCAGGACTTGTATGGAAAAGTGAATTTTACTGGTACTCTTCTGATTCTGTTACGTGAGCTACGCGCGTCCGAAGAGGAACCGCAGAATCTTACAGTATCCTATGTTTTTCAGACGAGGAAATAAATGCCGTTAGTAAGGAGTTGAAGAAGTATGGAATTCAGATGCCTTCGTTCCAGAAAATTGGTGGTCTGCTGGCAAATAGCATGGAGATCGATGCGGCGACGCTTCACGCTGCGGTTATAGCAATTAATCAAGCCGTAGCGGAGAAGGTACAGCTGTTGCTTGTGTTTctaaaagaatttgaatttaGGATAATAAACTGTTGCTCTTTAAGGATCGTGAGAAAGTATTAAAGGCGCTGCAGCATCAGGTGGTACAGTTAATCAATGTGATGCCCCGTTATATAAAAGAATACAGCAGCTCCTTGCTAGAAGCGAAAGATTCTAAGGCACAGGCTGCGCTTAATAGAGTGAGTAAAAATTAGCAAGGAATAGCAATACGACAGTTCCATCTCATTAATCAATATAATTTTGGTAGTCTCTTAATGATAGCTATGTACCAGATGTGTACGACGAACTGTTGACTCAAGCAGAAATCCAGGGACATATAAATTACGTTAATGGTGAGTTACGGTGTAACAGTGATTATTCGTAACGGTATCGTTCATTTGATTATTGATATTTCTGTTCTAGTCCAATGCGCGGTCAAGAAGATAATTCAGGCTATCCATCATAAAAATCATGAAATCATGGGTGCTCTGAGAACACCTACTTTATGCTTACAGGtatatcagagttgggcattattcggaATTTTTAATCGAATGAAAGTTTAGCCGTTGTTCTCGAAtgacttcattttattcgaatgaaccaCTTCCCTAACATCTTTATaccagggatcgaaaaagttctcgaaccctcatttttaaaaaaattctgttagaacttatatgtttcgtttaagaaaatatctgttcctatggaatttttattgaagaaaATGTTACCTTtaggaatttctttaaaaagtgttcttatggaacagatattttaaaatctgtataataaaagttccatggaaacaagttACATTAGAACATTTACTAAGAAAGTTTtcataagagaaagaaaaatactaaagtattaggtactagttttatttaacggtataatatcatattcttcatatgtttatttaataaaaggtatgaaaatcataacataagtattttttatcttatggaaacttttttaataaacgttctaataaaacttgtttccatggaacttttattatacagaTTCAAAAATATCTACGTAGGgaagtattacaaataaatagcacattcagaatatcaatttaactgtaataattatttaatattgttgTAGTATTATCcattgaatagtattcagtattcgttacaacgattgagaacttttttaatattggttaacaaaatatctgtttctATTATAgaagattttttatttctatattctataagctccattccaactagaacctttattttcaaaaacttttattttatcggttctcctgggaacttataatgtgagaacgtttttaaaaaaagttccgcAGTCCATGTTTTAAATGGAACATATTGaaaaagttccagaactttttctaTCCCTGCTTTGTACATGTAGTCTATTCATAAATATCTTTTCTTTCGACAGAACGTTTTACACGAGAATGCAGAATTGTACAAAGAGCAGTTAATGCAGTTACTAGAAAGCTCCGAATGGAATAATACGTATTCAGAAAGCAATCATCACTGGAAGCAGATACTCCAGGAGGGAATCGATAGAGCAAACGAAGCGGCGCATAAATCTGGGATGCGTAAGTAACAGCAGAAATCATTCAACTGTTTACGATTGTAATATGCTTTGTCCGCGGCAGGTGATGAAGCTATTAAGCTTTTGAATTTAACGTTACAAAACAGTATGCCACATGAATTTTATAACATTCTGGCAAACCCTGATCTTGGCTTAAGGGAGAAGGTCGATGAATTCGCGATGCCATTGTATTACGAAGAAatgaaagtcgatcgtctagAATCTCAGGTAAAAATGAAATATGGAAAAGAATAAAGGCTGTACTTCTGTcattgatttttattaatataaacgaTGTCTTTAATAGAACGACCTTTCATACAGCGATATAGTAGTTAGTGTGCGTATACTGTCATTGATCTCAAAAATCAGCAAGGCTGTAGACACTGAGAATCCAGATTTGGTTTATCAAGCATTGTCAAATCCCGATTGTCACATCTCCGTGAGTATAATTGCTCTTACTTTCAAGGGCGGATTTGTAGATTTGGCGATTTGGCGCGCCTAGGCAAGCGTCTGTCGCCCTTTTCGTGAAatatcatgaaatattttaatttaaaagagtcgagacaattttaaaattaattcaatatggcaactcgtatctgagtcattgctaattgtttttaaagttgcctcAAGCCAACtaaagcctctgtgtttaaatatCACCCCAAACTATAAACACTGctacctttttcaatttctttcgccccaaaatttgccgccctacaGCCTACTTAGTctatatacaaatccgcccctgctttCTTTTCGTTCACTCGCATCAAGAAGATATCTTTACATCGGCCGTGTTTTAGGGACTGGACGAAGAGAATAAAGTGAAATATTATACAGCCCTGGCAGCAGTTCGGTGCGAGAAGCAAGTAATCTCCGAGGACTGTCCTGTATTAACATACATCGATATCCAAGAGTGTATCGACGTTGTGAATCTACAATGTCAAAACGATGACAATGGTACGTTGCGTAAATCCTGCACGTAACTCCTACACATTCTTTCCTTTTACTTGCCCTTTTCTTTATAGTGATACAAGTGCTACGCCAATTAAACTTGGCCGTTGTGGAGAACGATCGAAGTGGCGTTATAAATGCTTTGAAAGATACCGCTTTGAAGTTACAGAAACCTACGTCGCCAGACGACGCGTCACTTTACCTACGATTGTTCAAAAAGTGTCTAACCGAGAAACATTTCGATGGTTCCGAGTTGTGGCTGGAAGATGTCGAAGCTATAGCGAAAACAGTCGCCACGGAGGCTGAGAATGTTCAAAACGGTATGTCGCGTTTATAGCTTCAGTTTATTCGATCGAATTCAAACTGTTTTGGTAAAACATCGTCGTTTCTTCGCAGCGTGCACCTTTCTGTCGCAAGTGAATTTAGGTCTACAGAGGAACGATATGTTGTTCACGATTGATTGCCTTCAAGCGTTTGGCTTCAAGATACCAGACAATTACAAGACGGAATGTTTTCACAATCTGGGCGATTTGAAAGAGATGAAGGTAATGAACGAATGGTTTTGTAATTGTACTCTACAATCGATAAGTTGTATCATATTTCAGCAAGAGGATAACGATTGCGCGCTTGTTCGTTACGTTACACCGAAAGGCAACGACTCGTACTTGGACTTGAAGAGGTACAATTACACTTGGGACTGTCCGCGAAATCTGTCGGAAAGCTATTATGTTAACATGGATGACATAAAGGTATTAGTAAGATCTTTAAGATAAGTAAACCGAAGTAGCTTAAATAACAAATACGTATTACTTTCAGAGGGTAATAAAGAATGTGACCGTGAAAGAACACGAGAAGCACAGAATAAATAAGACGATCATTCGGTTTCAAGCTTACATTCGAGGATACTTACTGCGAAAGAGAATCTCGGATAAATTCTCGTACTTTTACGACAACGTGGACAAAATCATTCAAATACAATCATGGTGGCGGAGTATAGTTCAACGAAAACGATACatgaaaataatagaagaaaaACGAAAGCAGGGCGCAGAAagatatagaaataaatatatgaaaGTGAAATCAAAATTTGCGAATATATTGGACCACTACAAGGAACATGTAATCTATATCTGTAGCTTTATTCAAAATCGATGCGTGACATAATAAAAACATCGCTGGCTTATCTAACGAAATCGTATTTGTTTATACGTTTCAGGAGGAAAAGATTACAAAGATACAAGCTTTGTGGCGAGGTCGTTCGGAAAGACGTGCTTTCCATTCACTGCTGTACATGGAAAAGCCGCCTTTCCCCGTTGTCCGACATTTCTCAGCAATTCTGAACTTCAATGCCGAAGATTACGATAGGGACTTGCAGTTACAGGTACGAAACCTTCGGCCTCTTAAATAATGGTTTAATGACTTAATCTTTACGATGAAATTGCTGCAGCACTTGAAACACGAGGTGGTGAAAAGCATACGACACAATCAGACTCTGTCGCAGCAGCTGGATAGCATGGACATAAAAATTGGCTTGCTTATTCAAAACAGAATCACGCTACAAGTAAAGCTTCtcgaaatattatattaattctgTTCTTTGCCATAGATATCGTACTTAAGCAGATGAACAAATTTTTTGCAGGATGTCGTGGCGCATGGGAAAAGCTTGGAAACGCTCGCGAAGCAGAAGCAGTCCAACAGAGAACAGAAGAATGCCTTAACGGACAGCATTCTGTTGCATAAAGGCCTGAAATCGTTAACGAAGGAAGGTCGGAAGATGCTGGAGGGATATCAGCACTTGTTCTACGCGCTGCAAACTAATCCCACGTATTTGTCCAAGCTTCTATTCCTTTTACCTCAAAGCAAAACGAACAAGTTTCTTCAGAATGTAATCTTGACGTTATTCAACTTCGGCTCGAACATCAGGGAAGACTATTTGTTACTGAAACTATTTGGCAGCGCGCTACAGGAAGAAATTAGGTACGAGTCTTTACTTCACAGAAGGATGCGATGTAATCCACTAACGTAATTTAATACCTAGATCCAAGTTTCAAAAGCCATCCGAAGTTGTGACTGGAAATCCTCTTGTTCTGAAAATGGTGGTGAATTATGCGCGGCAGTTAAACGGTCAGAGAGCTTTGAGACAAATTGTGGGGCCAATTATCGAGAAGGTCTTGGCTGATCGGTCGCTGAGCATAGAGACCAATCCCGTGGATATTTACAAGTGCTGGAGAAATCAGTTGGAAATGGAAACTGGGGAAACACTGTGAGTGTAGCGAAGTAAACCCGCGAAGTATTAGTGCTTACAGCTGCTTTATTCTACAGGAATCTCCCATACACTGTCACACCGCAACAAGCTTTAAATTACGAACAAGTGCGAGTGAGACTGAACCATGGAATACAATTGTTGCAGAGTACCGTTTTAGAATTCCTCACCAAGATCACTGAATCCAGAGATCTGATA
It encodes the following:
- the LOC143369145 gene encoding ras GTPase-activating-like protein IQGAP1 isoform X2 yields the protein MIDTYDRLINHERGKTSGKRTDVRKSAEEMDEQRQKTLAYEYLCHLEEAKKWMEACLRETLPPTTELEENLRNGVYLAKLAHFMAPGTLSYNKIYDHEQKRYMMGGLQFRHTDNINHFLRSLKSMQLPLTFQPETTDIYDKKNMPRVIYCIHALSTHLFKLGKAPQIQDLYGKVNFTDEEINAVSKELKKYGIQMPSFQKIGGLLANSMEIDAATLHAAVIAINQAVAEKDREKVLKALQHQVVQLINVMPRYIKEYSSSLLEAKDSKAQAALNRSLNDSYVPDVYDELLTQAEIQGHINYVNVQCAVKKIIQAIHHKNHEIMGALRTPTLCLQNVLHENAELYKEQLMQLLESSEWNNTYSESNHHWKQILQEGIDRANEAAHKSGMRDEAIKLLNLTLQNSMPHEFYNILANPDLGLREKVDEFAMPLYYEEMKVDRLESQNDLSYSDIVVSVRILSLISKISKAVDTENPDLVYQALSNPDCHISGLDEENKVKYYTALAAVRCEKQVISEDCPVLTYIDIQECIDVVNLQCQNDDNVIQVLRQLNLAVVENDRSGVINALKDTALKLQKPTSPDDASLYLRLFKKCLTEKHFDGSELWLEDVEAIAKTVATEAENVQNACTFLSQVNLGLQRNDMLFTIDCLQAFGFKIPDNYKTECFHNLGDLKEMKQEDNDCALVRYVTPKGNDSYLDLKRYNYTWDCPRNLSESYYVNMDDIKRVIKNVTVKEHEKHRINKTIIRFQAYIRGYLLRKRISDKFSYFYDNVDKIIQIQSWWRSIVQRKRYMKIIEEKRKQGAERYRNKYMKVKSKFANILDHYKEHEEKITKIQALWRGRSERRAFHSLLYMEKPPFPVVRHFSAILNFNAEDYDRDLQLQHLKHEVVKSIRHNQTLSQQLDSMDIKIGLLIQNRITLQDVVAHGKSLETLAKQKQSNREQKNALTDSILLHKGLKSLTKEGRKMLEGYQHLFYALQTNPTYLSKLLFLLPQSKTNKFLQNVILTLFNFGSNIREDYLLLKLFGSALQEEIRSKFQKPSEVVTGNPLVLKMVVNYARQLNGQRALRQIVGPIIEKVLADRSLSIETNPVDIYKCWRNQLEMETGETLNLPYTVTPQQALNYEQVRVRLNHGIQLLQSTVLEFLTKITESRDLIPYGMLYMAKILNDSLIEKFPNAPEKDILKVVGNLIYYHFINAAIVAPDAFDIITLPIDRSLSNDQRRNLASIAKILQFAASKKGFGEEATHLVCLNPFIIECHEKFKNFFRYCCHIEDLEEHFSIHEYTEATLIHKPEIYISLQEICDTHCLMLEYQDSIAPDPMDSLHDLLDDLGPAPSVASLLGISDAMCEANLARFGKTEVCLVLTNKFQVPEDEDANLNKLFIKTKELLVSVLQFLKGQTLVEALETICSPVQEKLYDVKCSSVSPTLNIIHKSSSLNDCKLQLRAYLNKLELGGWVSQTDGYQNIITAVAKDLCNKGKYRIIRNKELQTLRVTKQRLEEKCKYYQEQVEFYNEYIQRCLENLHTGKGSLRAFKAIQKNSHGKLRSKMTLKYSGAKLQEKGVLLEVDGLPHSQFKNVIFEISPTEHSGLFSVRCKFMGVEMEKVDIDIQKLLELQFEGSPIMDMFGKAKVNVNLLLYLLNRKFYGKT
- the LOC143369145 gene encoding ras GTPase-activating-like protein IQGAP1 isoform X1 is translated as MIDTYDRLINHERGKTSGIAGTDVRKSAEEMDEQRQKTLAYEYLCHLEEAKKWMEACLRETLPPTTELEENLRNGVYLAKLAHFMAPGTLSYNKIYDHEQKRYMMGGLQFRHTDNINHFLRSLKSMQLPLTFQPETTDIYDKKNMPRVIYCIHALSTHLFKLGKAPQIQDLYGKVNFTDEEINAVSKELKKYGIQMPSFQKIGGLLANSMEIDAATLHAAVIAINQAVAEKDREKVLKALQHQVVQLINVMPRYIKEYSSSLLEAKDSKAQAALNRSLNDSYVPDVYDELLTQAEIQGHINYVNVQCAVKKIIQAIHHKNHEIMGALRTPTLCLQNVLHENAELYKEQLMQLLESSEWNNTYSESNHHWKQILQEGIDRANEAAHKSGMRDEAIKLLNLTLQNSMPHEFYNILANPDLGLREKVDEFAMPLYYEEMKVDRLESQNDLSYSDIVVSVRILSLISKISKAVDTENPDLVYQALSNPDCHISGLDEENKVKYYTALAAVRCEKQVISEDCPVLTYIDIQECIDVVNLQCQNDDNVIQVLRQLNLAVVENDRSGVINALKDTALKLQKPTSPDDASLYLRLFKKCLTEKHFDGSELWLEDVEAIAKTVATEAENVQNACTFLSQVNLGLQRNDMLFTIDCLQAFGFKIPDNYKTECFHNLGDLKEMKQEDNDCALVRYVTPKGNDSYLDLKRYNYTWDCPRNLSESYYVNMDDIKRVIKNVTVKEHEKHRINKTIIRFQAYIRGYLLRKRISDKFSYFYDNVDKIIQIQSWWRSIVQRKRYMKIIEEKRKQGAERYRNKYMKVKSKFANILDHYKEHEEKITKIQALWRGRSERRAFHSLLYMEKPPFPVVRHFSAILNFNAEDYDRDLQLQHLKHEVVKSIRHNQTLSQQLDSMDIKIGLLIQNRITLQDVVAHGKSLETLAKQKQSNREQKNALTDSILLHKGLKSLTKEGRKMLEGYQHLFYALQTNPTYLSKLLFLLPQSKTNKFLQNVILTLFNFGSNIREDYLLLKLFGSALQEEIRSKFQKPSEVVTGNPLVLKMVVNYARQLNGQRALRQIVGPIIEKVLADRSLSIETNPVDIYKCWRNQLEMETGETLNLPYTVTPQQALNYEQVRVRLNHGIQLLQSTVLEFLTKITESRDLIPYGMLYMAKILNDSLIEKFPNAPEKDILKVVGNLIYYHFINAAIVAPDAFDIITLPIDRSLSNDQRRNLASIAKILQFAASKKGFGEEATHLVCLNPFIIECHEKFKNFFRYCCHIEDLEEHFSIHEYTEATLIHKPEIYISLQEICDTHCLMLEYQDSIAPDPMDSLHDLLDDLGPAPSVASLLGISDAMCEANLARFGKTEVCLVLTNKFQVPEDEDANLNKLFIKTKELLVSVLQFLKGQTLVEALETICSPVQEKLYDVKCSSVSPTLNIIHKSSSLNDCKLQLRAYLNKLELGGWVSQTDGYQNIITAVAKDLCNKGKYRIIRNKELQTLRVTKQRLEEKCKYYQEQVEFYNEYIQRCLENLHTGKGSLRAFKAIQKNSHGKLRSKMTLKYSGAKLQEKGVLLEVDGLPHSQFKNVIFEISPTEHSGLFSVRCKFMGVEMEKVDIDIQKLLELQFEGSPIMDMFGKAKVNVNLLLYLLNRKFYGKT
- the LOC143369145 gene encoding ras GTPase-activating-like protein IQGAP1 isoform X3; the encoded protein is MIDTYDRLINHERGKTSGTDVRKSAEEMDEQRQKTLAYEYLCHLEEAKKWMEACLRETLPPTTELEENLRNGVYLAKLAHFMAPGTLSYNKIYDHEQKRYMMGGLQFRHTDNINHFLRSLKSMQLPLTFQPETTDIYDKKNMPRVIYCIHALSTHLFKLGKAPQIQDLYGKVNFTDEEINAVSKELKKYGIQMPSFQKIGGLLANSMEIDAATLHAAVIAINQAVAEKDREKVLKALQHQVVQLINVMPRYIKEYSSSLLEAKDSKAQAALNRSLNDSYVPDVYDELLTQAEIQGHINYVNVQCAVKKIIQAIHHKNHEIMGALRTPTLCLQNVLHENAELYKEQLMQLLESSEWNNTYSESNHHWKQILQEGIDRANEAAHKSGMRDEAIKLLNLTLQNSMPHEFYNILANPDLGLREKVDEFAMPLYYEEMKVDRLESQNDLSYSDIVVSVRILSLISKISKAVDTENPDLVYQALSNPDCHISGLDEENKVKYYTALAAVRCEKQVISEDCPVLTYIDIQECIDVVNLQCQNDDNVIQVLRQLNLAVVENDRSGVINALKDTALKLQKPTSPDDASLYLRLFKKCLTEKHFDGSELWLEDVEAIAKTVATEAENVQNACTFLSQVNLGLQRNDMLFTIDCLQAFGFKIPDNYKTECFHNLGDLKEMKQEDNDCALVRYVTPKGNDSYLDLKRYNYTWDCPRNLSESYYVNMDDIKRVIKNVTVKEHEKHRINKTIIRFQAYIRGYLLRKRISDKFSYFYDNVDKIIQIQSWWRSIVQRKRYMKIIEEKRKQGAERYRNKYMKVKSKFANILDHYKEHEEKITKIQALWRGRSERRAFHSLLYMEKPPFPVVRHFSAILNFNAEDYDRDLQLQHLKHEVVKSIRHNQTLSQQLDSMDIKIGLLIQNRITLQDVVAHGKSLETLAKQKQSNREQKNALTDSILLHKGLKSLTKEGRKMLEGYQHLFYALQTNPTYLSKLLFLLPQSKTNKFLQNVILTLFNFGSNIREDYLLLKLFGSALQEEIRSKFQKPSEVVTGNPLVLKMVVNYARQLNGQRALRQIVGPIIEKVLADRSLSIETNPVDIYKCWRNQLEMETGETLNLPYTVTPQQALNYEQVRVRLNHGIQLLQSTVLEFLTKITESRDLIPYGMLYMAKILNDSLIEKFPNAPEKDILKVVGNLIYYHFINAAIVAPDAFDIITLPIDRSLSNDQRRNLASIAKILQFAASKKGFGEEATHLVCLNPFIIECHEKFKNFFRYCCHIEDLEEHFSIHEYTEATLIHKPEIYISLQEICDTHCLMLEYQDSIAPDPMDSLHDLLDDLGPAPSVASLLGISDAMCEANLARFGKTEVCLVLTNKFQVPEDEDANLNKLFIKTKELLVSVLQFLKGQTLVEALETICSPVQEKLYDVKCSSVSPTLNIIHKSSSLNDCKLQLRAYLNKLELGGWVSQTDGYQNIITAVAKDLCNKGKYRIIRNKELQTLRVTKQRLEEKCKYYQEQVEFYNEYIQRCLENLHTGKGSLRAFKAIQKNSHGKLRSKMTLKYSGAKLQEKGVLLEVDGLPHSQFKNVIFEISPTEHSGLFSVRCKFMGVEMEKVDIDIQKLLELQFEGSPIMDMFGKAKVNVNLLLYLLNRKFYGKT